TGGTGGTAAAAATAAATGGTAAGATAAAGATCATCCCGGTGCAGGATATTCACTACCTGGAAGCAGCAGATGATTATGTGAAGATTGTTACGCAGGAAGGTACTTTCCTGAAAAACAAGACCATGTCATTTTTTGAGCAAACACTGGACCCGCAACAGTTTACCAGGGTACACCGTTCTTACATCCTGAACATTAACCAGGTAACACGTATTGACCCGTATGAAAAGGAAAACCACCTGGCTATTTTACGTTGCGGCGCTAAAATACTGGTGAGTAAAACAGGTTATCCGAGGTTGAAAAGTGCGTTGGGGTTATGATGTAGTATAGTTATTCTGCTGGATGATCGAATAGTTGCTGCAGCCGTGCTTTTTTCAATATTTTTTGTCCTTGTTGTCCCCGGGCGATTATCCGGTTTCCTACCCTTGCTTCGTAGTTACAAATGATTTCATTCTTTTGAAGACCTGTAATGGTAGCTGTAAAGTGCACGCTTGCACCCACGATGGCAGGCAACAGGTGGGTGACGGTGATCATGGTGCCTATCCCTTCTTCATCCACGTCTTTCATTTCCAGTACAAATAGCCGGCAGCACCATTCGGCATCCCTGGCCAGGGCAAAGGTAGCATATACAGGATGTACCTGCCCGCTTTCAAAAGTGGCACAGTCTTCGGGTTTTACGATCCGGGTAAATTGTCGGGTGCTGCCTATGTTAAAACAGTGTTTCATACGTTGGGTGCCTGTTTGTTATTGTACCACCAGTACGGGTACTTTTACATGGTGTCTTACCTGGTTGGCAGTTTCACCATAGATCCAGTCTTTGATACCGGTATGGCCGTGTCCGCCCAGTACCAGGAAATCTGCTTTTTCTGCTTTTACGATACGGACAATTTCTTTAGCCCGGTGTTTATAGCCCAGTACCCCTTTAGCCCGGATGTTTTTACCCGCCAGTAATGTGATGTAAGTATCCAGCTGCTCCTGGTCTTTACGTGTTTCCAGGTCATCAGAAGCTGCGCCGAAGTACCGGGCAGACGCACTTTCCACAATATGGATCAGCAGGTATTCTGTTTGTTCATTACCATGTGCAATCGCGTTGGCAATGATATTTTCATCCTGCTTGCTGAAGTCCAGCGCCATGGCAATACGATAATAAACCGGCGCTTCCATGGTACCCAGTGACACCTGTGAAGGGTGGATGGCCGCAGAAGCTTTTTGCTGATAACGGCTGAGTAGCGGATAAACAATGGTAATGAGCAGGAGTATAACAAAGCCGAGGCCCCCTGCAATCAGCAGGGCACCTACCCACAGGTTGCCTGATTGGGTGATGTAGGTAGCCACTTCAGCATATACCATACGCAAATTTAGGTATACCAGCACGGTTGTCACTATCCAGCTCATTACTTTTACGATCGGTTTGATAGCATAGTCACCCATCGTTTTTTTATCACTTACAAAATGAATGAGGGGGATTACGGCAAAGCCCAGTTGCA
The Chitinophaga sp. H8 DNA segment above includes these coding regions:
- a CDS encoding thioesterase family protein, which encodes MKHCFNIGSTRQFTRIVKPEDCATFESGQVHPVYATFALARDAEWCCRLFVLEMKDVDEEGIGTMITVTHLLPAIVGASVHFTATITGLQKNEIICNYEARVGNRIIARGQQGQKILKKARLQQLFDHPAE